The Vicia villosa cultivar HV-30 ecotype Madison, WI linkage group LG1, Vvil1.0, whole genome shotgun sequence genome includes a region encoding these proteins:
- the LOC131650301 gene encoding secreted RxLR effector protein 161-like: MDKANPLSSPMMGRTLNIEKDPFRPKESNEEDLGSEVSYLSAIGALIYIVNYTRPDIDFAVNLLARFSSCPTKIHWKGIKHIFRYLRGTTDLGLFYSNNTKPVLLGYADAGYLSDPHNAKLQTGYIFTSGNTAISWRSQKQTLVATSSNHAELIALHEASREFRWLRPVTRHIQGASGLPIDNNPTILYEDKAACVTQMKEDLFTKTLPTSVFKKHVQNIGMRHIRDL, translated from the exons ATGGACAAGGCAAATCCTTTGAGTAGTCCAATGATGGGTAGAACACTTAATATTGAAAAAGATCCCTTTAGGCCTAAGGAAAGTAATGAAGAAGATCTTGGCTCAGAAGTATCATACCTTAGTGCCATTGGAGCACTCATATACATTGTTAACTATACAAGACCCGATATAGATTTTGCAGTGAATTTACTAGCAAGATTCAGTTCATGCCCTACAAAAATACATTGGAAAGGAATAAAGCATATATTTCGATATCTTCGAGGTACCACTGATCttggtttattttattctaacaatacaaaaccagttTTGCTTGGTTATGCAGATGCAGGATATTTGTCAGATCCACATAATGCTAAATTACAAACTGGATATATATTTACATCTGGTAACACTGCAATATCATGGAGATCGCAAAAACAAACACTTGtagcaacttcttcaaatcatgctgAATTAATTGCCCTTCATGAAGCAAGCAGAGAGTTTAGATGGTTACGACCGGTAACTCGACATATCCAAGGAGCGTCTGGTTTGCCAATTGATAATAATCCAACAATTTTGTATGAAGACAAGGCTGCATGTGTTACCCAGATGAAAGAAG ATCTCTTTACAAAGACACTTCCTACATCGGTTTTTAAGAAGCATGTACAAAATATTGGAATGCGTCACATTCGAGATCTTTAA
- the LOC131643719 gene encoding uncharacterized protein LOC131643719 produces MPTENTSNRVGLVLSTTNSIRVFLSGASNDPTLSSQLRQTSSDLLLQSQIPYEPFRAVWIASDPSTRPELTPLLSGTGFLFSSPKPREKSEELKARLKKLEDLAERKAYKELVKDIAPKEDVQEPFSSYKDQLGFGLHVIVTMFTGYLVGFAAFRALFDHSPAMNAAGGILGLVGAMLVETFLFIIRSSNPDGNKTRKPNQKSRSSFSTSSLKKNL; encoded by the exons ATGCCTACTGAAAACACCTCCAACCGGGTCGGGTTGGTCCTATCCACCACCAATTCCATTCGGGTTTTCCTTTCCGGAGCCTCCAACGACCCTACTCTCTCCTCTCAACTCCGCCAAACTTCCTCCGATCTCCTCCTCCAATCCCAAATACCGTACGAGCCATTTCGCGCTGTCTGGATCGCCTCTGATCCATCCACCAGACCCGAATTGACCCCACTCTTATCCGGTACCGGTTTCCTCTTCTCAAGCCCTAAACCCAGAGAAAAG AGTGAAGAATTGAAAGCGAGGCTAAAAAAGTTGGAAGATTTAGCTGAGAGGAAAGCATATAAGGAGCTTGTTAAGGATATTGCACCAAAGGAAGATGTTCAGGAGCCTTTCTCTTCTTACAAGGATCAATTAGGATTTG GTTTGCATGTTATTGTTACAATGTTTACTGGCTATCTTGTTGGATTTGCAGCATTTAGAGCTCTGTTTGATCACAGTCCTGCCATG AATGCTGCTGGAGGAATTCTTGGGTTGGTGGGTGCCATGCTTGTTGAGACTTTTCTTTTCATTATTAGAAGTTCCAATCCAGATGGCAACAAAACAAGAAAGCCCAATCAAAAATCGAGATCATCCTTTTCCACATCCAGTCTCAAGAAAAACCTATAG
- the LOC131613527 gene encoding uncharacterized protein LOC131613527 has product MDFFTRDINEDSILRCPFLRNINEPTNFSFVSPMAFPMPVRAAKGPIFEDGPNFDLAFRLFHGSDGVVPLSERSFQRLDKMKPELPKSQFNPLAAKAATISLSSFGFGGPFGFDSFNEKWKKQNKKSESSKKEPSSKDGSKHEAGNDWLQNGNCPIAKSYQAVSKVLPLVAKVIQPPAGMHYKCPQVIIAARAAISRTAFAKNLRPQGLPTKVLVIGMMGMAANVPLGVWREHTKKFSPSWFAAVHAAVPFIAMLRKSVLMPKSAMAFTIAASILGQVIGSRAERYRLKEVAAKKLSAVEASDVGSAKLPVVNSKDRHCGDETMKWNTTSLQLAGTSSTDVFC; this is encoded by the exons ATGGACTTCTTTACTCGAGATATAAATGAGGACTCTATCCTTAGGTGTCCATTCTTGAGGAACATTAATGAACCAACTAATTTCTCATTTGTTTCTCCTATGGCTTTTCCAATGCCT GTGCGTGCGGCGAAAGGTCCAATTTTTGAAGATGGTCCCAATTTTGATTTGGCATTTAGGCTTTTCCATGGGAGTGATGGTGTAGTTCCCTTATCCGAGAGATCTTTTCAGCGTTTGGACAAAATGAAGCCCGAACTTCCAAAATCCCAATTCAATCCTCTGGCTGCAAAGGCAGCAACTATTAGTCTGTCATCATTTGGATTTGGCGGACCTTTCGGTTTTGACTCATTtaatgagaagtggaagaaacAGAATAAAAAATCCGAGTCCTCAAAAAAGGAACCTTCTTCAAAG GATGGTTCGAAGCATGAGGCAGGTAATGACTGGCTACAAAATGGGAACTGTCCAATTGCAAAGTCCTATCAGGCTGTCAGCAAAGTCCTTCCACTTGTAGCAAAGGTTATTCAGCCTCCTGCTGGTATGCATTACAAGTGCCCACAGGTAATAATTGCGGCTCGGGCGGCTATATCACGCACCGCATTTGCAAAGAATCTCCGCCCTCAGGGCTTGCCAACAAAAGTTCTTGTGATCGGGATGATGGGAATGGCAGCTAATGTCCCCTTAGGTGTATGGAGAGAACATACCAAGAAATTTTCGCCGTCATGGTTTGCAGCTGTCCATGCAGCTGTTCCATTCATAGCAATGCTTAGGAAGTCTGTCTTGATGCCTAAATCAGCCATGGCATTTACTATTGCAGCATCGATATTGGGCCAGGTAATCGGGTCAAGAGCCGAGAGGTACCGTCTGAAGGAAGTTGCTGCCAAAAAGTTGTCTGCAGTTGAAGCTTCTGATGTTGGTTCGGCTAAGTTACCTGTGGTTAATTCTAAAGACAGGCACTGTGGCGATGAGACTATGAAGTGGAACACAACTTCTCTTCAGCTGGCAGGAACTTCATCAACTGATGTATTTTGTTGA